A single region of the Polyodon spathula isolate WHYD16114869_AA chromosome 12, ASM1765450v1, whole genome shotgun sequence genome encodes:
- the LOC121324572 gene encoding myelomonocytic growth factor-like, with translation MQPISNSLHTLFVLAGILALAVVLTHAAPLTEFSGEVGFSLEDPDSQKFVSNSFDLTIKIQSEIQAVLQAHTLPLPSDSELGVMEVRLQVPSPKLRECLSRIYVESCLAQIHAGLRLYRGFLPVVQHHVEPAQRHHVDTLFHDAKDLQKQIHLQMLSLELHLVSYPEEEGDLSSPPFLGGVSGESERRIGSYILLRNFKSFMMSVYRALRSLQRH, from the exons ATGCAGCCCATCAGCAACTCCCTGCACA cGCTGTTTGTCCTCGCTGGGATCTTGGCTCTTGCTGTAGTTCTGACCCACGCCGCGCCCCTGACAGAGTTTTCCGGAGAAGTGGGCTTTTCCTTGGAGGACCCGGACTCCCAAAAGTTTGTCTCCAACAGCTTTGATCTGACGATCAAAATCCAGAGCGAGATCCAAGCCGTGCTGCAAGCCCAC ACCCTGCCGCTCCCTTCGGACTCGGAGCTGGGAGTGATGGAGGTCCGGCTGCAGGTCCCCAGCCCCAAGCTAAGAGAATGCCTCTCCCGAATCTACGTG gagAGCTGTCTGGCCCAGATTCACGCTGGCTTGCGTTTGTATCGTGGTTTCCTCCCTGTGGTTCAGCATCACGTGGAGCCGGCACAGCGCCATCATGTGGACACGCTCTTCCACGATGCCAAGGATCTCCAGAAACAAATACACCTGCAG ATGCTGTCTCTGGAGCTGCACCTGGTCAGCTACCCCGAGGAGGAGGGAGACCTGTCCTCCCCGCCCTTCCTGGGGGGGGTGAGCGGGGAGTCGGAGCGCCGCATCGGGAGCTACATCTTGCTTCGGAACTTCAAGAGCTTCATGATGTCAGTGTACCGAGCCCTGCGTAGCCTGCAGAGACACTGA